The genomic segment AAATCTCTCTCTGATCTCATCCTTTTATTCTCCATGTGTTGTCATGATTTCAGCTCTTCTGTTTCTTCATCTGTTGTCTGTCTCTGTCCACTCTCAGACAGACAATCCAATTTACAAGAGCCCTATTAATAAATTCCAGAACCCAAAATATGGACATAAAGCTGTGCCTCTATAAGTTTGTATACCTCTCCTCTTTATGCATggctttttttcagtgtgtgtgtgtttgtgtgtttctgtaccTGATTTAATTTTTCCTTGACGCATCAACTGATATATTTCTGATGTATTTAAGGTATAAAACACTGACTGACTAAAGCATGAGCATCTTAATGAGCGTTTaacttaataatacatttttcttcacTGGATATTAATGTGCATTGAAATTCTGTTAATATATACCAGCtgcatatgttttattttgtacctTTCTTAATTCAAGGTTTATTGCACTTTCTGGGGGTGCAGGTGCATTTAGACGACAGGTTGAAGTTGTATAGTGCTGTATGTTTAACAATCTGATCTTTGTGTGTTTCACAGGGAGAGAACCCCATCTACAAGAGCGCCGTCACAACCGTGATCAACCCAAAATATGAAGGCAAATAATGGACATGGCTATCACACACACGAATGTTTGGAAAGGGATAGGTTTGCAGATACCCTCAATTTTCCTTTAAATCTCATCGTATGTCATTCTTTCAGTAGTAGTGTTTTATGACGGGCCGGCTGCCGCTTGTCCCTTGCAAACGTGTACAGTTTGTATAGTCTTCAGTTTGTCTTCTTTTAAACCCTGTGTACGTCACACATTCTCTCTTTTCAAACAGAACAGACATTTGTGCCTTGAGTCAGGTGTTTCACTCTAAGTGATGGTGAAAAGGCATCCTTGAATCCcacccaaaaatggcaaaaactcaTCAAATGTCATTTATAATCATCATATGAATTTTTGTTTATATCATCTCAGACTTCTTCATCAATCATGTTGGCATAAGGAATTATCTGAGCAGTGAATATGCAATATTTCATTTTATCTATACTAAGTTTGGTTTGATATGCTAATAATCAATGCATATTTGTTTACTGTCGCACACAtccaaaacatcttctttagcaTTTGCTACTCATTTCCCACTTGATGTTGCTCTTAGAGAATCATTATGGCACGTGTCTCGTGTTCAGCTGAAAAGgtctgtgtattttatatattatgaagGATTATTTGCTGAATTATTATGAGGCTCTTGATGAGTATGAGTGTTTTCTGGTGATGTCCTGTAGAAAGCCAAATGTCCTTAAACTGCTCATTAGAAATGAGCCCAATTATGGATACCTACAGATTTCAGCTAGCATATTTCaaactaaaaaaatgtaatatggaaGTTGTAATATTTGAACAGTTGCGTATTTAAAGTCAAAGATGAAGCTCTATGTTGTTAAGACAAATTATCTGGAGAAAATGAAGAAATAGTGTAGTTTTGTGTTCAAATGTTGATATCATATGCTCTAAGGTACAACGACCTTTTATTTAGTAATGATTTTAAGGGAACGTAATCGGCAGATGCagtcatttgtaaatgtttgacacaataataaatatgaaGCTGAAGGATGCGAGCTCTTTTAAGTGCCTTTTTCAGGTTTTCTCAGTATTGcgattttgaatttatttattaaaaacaaaatctaaaagtCTGTGATCATGTCTTtctttcaaacgtaataaacaaaAAGGTTTGTTTTTTGGGATTACTGATACACATGCTTATAACAATATCAAGAATCATAATCGTTGTGTTTAAATAAACCCATGCCTTGTGTTACTTTATTATTATCGCTTCTCTAATAAAACTTCATAATAGCTTACTATACCGTTTTTGCTCTATGAAAACTGTGCTTAGTACGTttttgtacatactgtatatatatattgaatagcAGGATGATCTACAAGATacaataaaattacaacaataaaatctACAATTACAGTAAGTGCAGAAACATTACCCAACAGAGGGCAGCAGCAGAGAATCAATCCAGCTGTCTAGGACAAAACCTTTtgctttttaatatattaacagaTGCAAAATGAAGTTTTGTGTCTTTAGCTGATGTGTAGAAGACAAGAGCCTCAGATGAGTCACAACAAGCACATATTTACCATCCATCTCAATGAAGAATTATTGGAAATAATTATTGGATAACGAAAAACGGGACATTTCCTAGTTGAGTGGTCAAATCTCACATGTGATTATCTACAAATTAAAAAACTGACAGGCCTACAATTTCATTTTCTGactatttaaaatttttacaaacTGTAAGTATAATTAAAGTTTTCAAATTATTACTATAACAaacatatacaggtccttctcaaaaaatttgcatattgtgataaaagttcattattttccataatgtaatgataaaaattaaactttcatatattttagattcattgcacaccaactgaaatatttcaggtcttttattgttttaatactgatgattttggcatacagctcatgaaaaccccaaattcctatctcaaaaaattagcatatcatgaaaaggttctctaaacgagctattaacctaatcatctgaatcaactaattaactctaaacacctgcaaaagattcctgaggcttttaaaaactcccagcctggttcattactcaaaactgcaatcatgggtaagactgacctgactgctgtccagaaggccatcattgacaccctcaagcgagagggtacgACACAAAACAATCCCACAGCGTTAACAGGCCTCGTTATGCAGTGCACACAAACAGTATTACTTTGTTTTAACGTGTATGGTTAGTATGTGTCTACCTTGAAACCAATAATAATATCTTTTGATAACTGAGGATAATAGCGCTCTTCTCCCGTCCAAGTTCTTCATGGGGAAAGTAATCGTTGTTTTAAACGTGCTGTAAAACGAAGACTGCTCCAGTCGGGGACAGGACAAGACACCAGAAGATTATAGCTAATATCTCAAAGAAGTGCAAAAGATGCATCTGGATGCTTGCCACAGGGCCTTAACCTTCCTGTCTCTTCTCCATCGATTATGTTACTCTACACTACATCGACCAAAAGAACAACCCTTTGTTTGCATATGTGTTACACTTGTCACTTTCCCAGTTGTTCATAGATACAAAACAAAcgaaagaaaacatttcattttaaataagtagcCCTTTATTGAGTGTTTTTAGCAGCGACATATTGCCTTCACAAAATGAAACGTAAACGCTATCTGGGATATCAAATATCAGACTTTTAGATCATTTTGAGATTGTCAGTAATGCCCTTTAAAGTGCAAATGCCCATATTTTCCTGGTTATTTTGAACCAAGTCCATTTCTTGACATCAGATATCAGTTTTCTGAAGAAAACTATAAGATTCTATGTAAGTAaatgaataattcacccaaaaatagaatGCTTTCAATCTTATTCACCATTTTTACCTTGCTTTCTTCTGTAGAAAAAGCAAGTAGTACATAGTTAAATGAtttaacagttttacattttaaccATGTAATGGATGGACTCTGGACATAGACAACCAGCTAAAGAGCTTTCatagaaaacaaaacataaatcaaCCCAAACAAACACCTAGGAAACACAAGCTTACTGGCGATGTACAGTGACAATAATGCATCTCTTTCATGTGATAAATATTATGCTATATGTCATgtagtatttgttattattattattacaagagCATGGTACAGCTCTGCAAGAGGCAACATTACACACCAGATGTGTCTCAAAACCTAAGGAACTGTCTTTGACATGCAACCGTCAAAACTGTGAGTGTTGCATCAGTCTGATGTGTAAAGCACTATTTGTGTGATAGTACTATTTTCATTTCTGGGATAGttgaaccaaaaatgaaaatgtgacgtTTATCTGCTCACCCTCAGGgcgtccaagatgtaggtgactttgtttcttcagtagaacacaaacagagatttttaactcaaaccgttgcagtctgtcagtcttataatgaaagtggatgggaatcacagttTCGAGAgtcacaaaaacatacacaaactaaaccaaattaaacccttcGGCAGTATACAAGTCGACTCACCATGTCAGAGGTGTCCAACCATGCTTCTGGAGGGCTACATTTtggcagagtttagctccaacccaaaTAAACACATCTAGAACAAGCTTATCGAGGTCTTTATTTGCCCCAGAATTTCAGTAGGCCAATGTTTCCCATTTTCAAACTCTTCCTAATCAAAGACCTAAATCAACTCGTCAGCTTGTTAGTGGTGACTTCTAGTCTTGAAATGGATGGGTCAGATAAAGGACACATCCAAAATGTGTACCAATGTGTTGGTGTGCCTCCAGAAACAAGGTTGCAAAACACTTAAGTAGACGACAAGTTGACTCACTAGGTAAGGGGTTGCCTGTCCTGCTCCTTGAGGTCCTGAATTAAACTTTGGACCTGAATTAAATACATCTGAACAaactaatcaaggtctttaggattactagaaacttctgggcaggtgtgttggagcaaaactctgcacaACAGTGATCCTTCATGAGCAGGGTTTGACAGCCCTGAGTTGAGCACATTTTAAACTCTTTGTAGTCaaacatctgattcaactcatcaccTAAAGTCCTGCTCCTAGAAggtcactgtcctgcagagtttagctccaagccCAATTTATCTGAACATCTGAACCAACCAATTACAGTCAGGATTACTCAAAATGTTTGGTCAGGTGAGTTAAAGCTAAACTCTGCACGAGTGGCCTTCCAGGAGCAGTACTGAGCGCCCATgcactaggttttgagacacatCCACCTTGTTGCATCTCATCAGGCAGTCATAGGAATGCAAAAAGTATAAACATCTGTTTTTCAGAGGTCGAGGCCTCTGGCGTCCCGAACCTGTCCCCTCAGTAGAAAGCAGGTATGGTGTGTTCGATAACACAGCGTCTGCAGTGCTGTCGCACCAGTCGAAGTGCCTCAGGTGGCACCTCACACTCCTGTACGTTTAGTAACTGCAGCTCGGGACATCCCGCTGCTAGCACCACGAGCCCTCTCCCTGTCAAACTCTCACAGCCTCTCAGACTCAGCCTTCGTAGCCCTTCACAACAGCGTGCTAACACCTCCAACCCGGCGTCTGACACCAGCGGGCAGCGCCCAACATCTATAGACCGCAATCGGGGGCAGTTGCGAGCTAAGTGACTCAAACCCTGGTCCGTCAAGCCCTCGCATCCCCGTGCATTCAGGTAGCGGAGCCGCGGACAGTAACGTGCTACATAACGCAGTCCAACGTCTGTTATGCGTATACAGTGTGCCACACTCAGATAGCGTAGGCGGCCCTCCAGGCGAGCGACCTCACGTAAGCCAAAGTCTCCAATCTGAGGGCAGTCGCTAAGGCTAAGCTCACGTAAAGCGGTGCAGTGCAGTGCTAGCTGTCGCAGGGCCTCGTCTGTTAGCCGGCTGCAGCGCCGCAGGTAGAGGTGTGTGAGACATGGACAATGAAAGGCAATGGTCCTCAAGCCTTTGTCCTCCAGTGATACACAGTCTGTCATGTCCAGGTATCGCAGGCCGATCTGCTGTCCATGTAGAGGTGTGAGCTGTAGCGATGCCTCCTCCGTCAGGCTGATACAGGTCACTTTAGGGCAGCCTTAGGGGAAAAGGTGGGGATATCATCATTATTATGGTTTATGACTTCAAAAGTACAGCACACCCCATGCATCACCATTCCCGGGTTCCAAAACCCAATGAGATCCCAAAAGCAAACAACAAAGGGTGCAAAGGTAAAAAGTATTCTCAACTAGAATGGACCACAGTCTTGGACCCAGAAACAGTGTTTCATATGCAGAGTTGGGTATAAAGCGTTAAACAGAAACTTAACCAACACTGTCCATGTCATGACTTAAGCGGATTGACTTTACAAAGCATTATAAAGGCATTGAAAAGTGGTTGCTACCGTAGGTTGTTTTGGCATCCTAGTTACTATAGCTATAGCTAAGGTGTTCTGCATGGTTGATAGGCAGGTGATGTAAGATTTGGTGCTATCTGATGCTAGAGCATTGCTATACAGTTGCTTGGGTTTTCTCTCTCTGCTAGGGTGTTTCTAATTCTGCCAAACTGATTTGTGAGCAACAATTTTGTTTTGCTACAATATTTGATGGAAAGGTGTCCTGAATGGTTGTCCAGGAGACTTGATAGGTGGATGCTAAGGTGTTTTAGATCCTAAGTAGTTATTAGCCAATTGCTAGCGATTTCTGGGTGGCTCCTAATGTGTTTCTAGCCTTGAAGTCAGTTATTAtactaaattaatacaaattaaggCAAAAAGCTGTAAGCTGTATTCTGTCCACTGTACATTTTAAGCTGTGTTCTGTCCACATACCTATTCTGACTTTTTAAGACGCGCACATTATTAACTCTTATAGATTAATTCCTTATATAAAACCATCAGATCATTTCTtgtattttaagatatatttaaacCTAAGTATGAGCATCAGTTCCGGTTGTTTTGATCCTTTTTCAAGCAATAAATCAAAACTTGCACTGGGACTGCAAAGACCGCTGAGAAAAAGGAAATGTCACGTGGGAAACAGCTACAGTcgaataaaatgactttaaaaatctgaaatttaGAGTCTACATAAGGTTTTCAAATTGAGGTGAATGAATGAAATAGAGAGACCATAGgccaaaaaaacaataaataataaagaaataaaatccaGAAACATCAAACCAGACagtatctgtttttattt from the Carassius auratus strain Wakin chromosome 49, ASM336829v1, whole genome shotgun sequence genome contains:
- the si:dkey-192l18.9 gene encoding F-box/LRR-repeat protein 7 isoform X2, which translates into the protein MGANNGKQCGSEDSDLSMRTLSTPSPALILKSNPSCVSPQTVPNGHETSSTSFNVTGETVALVHPPPGTRSRPSKVPPTTLIDILPDSVLLHVLSYLSTPQLCRCARACRRWYNLAWDPRLWSTIRLSGELLNADRALKVLTHRLCQDTPNVCLTLETVVVSGCRRLSDRGLRVVAQCCPELRRLEVAGCYNVSNEAVFDVVSQCPNLEHLDVSGCPKVTCISLTEEASLQLTPLHGQQIGLRYLDMTDCVSLEDKGLRTIAFHCPCLTHLYLRRCSRLTDEALRQLALHCTALRELSLSDCPQIGDFGLREVARLEGRLRYLSVAHCIRITDVGLRYVARYCPRLRYLNARGCEGLTDQGLSHLARNCPRLRSIDVGRCPLVSDAGLEVLARCCEGLRRLSLRGCESLTGRGLVVLAAGCPELQLLNVQECEVPPEALRLVRQHCRRCVIEHTIPAFY
- the si:dkey-192l18.9 gene encoding F-box/LRR-repeat protein 7 isoform X1 yields the protein MGANNGKQCGSEGKASSSISSDVSSSTDHTPTKSPKNVATSEDSDLSMRTLSTPSPALILKSNPSCVSPQTVPNGHETSSTSFNVTGETVALVHPPPGTRSRPSKVPPTTLIDILPDSVLLHVLSYLSTPQLCRCARACRRWYNLAWDPRLWSTIRLSGELLNADRALKVLTHRLCQDTPNVCLTLETVVVSGCRRLSDRGLRVVAQCCPELRRLEVAGCYNVSNEAVFDVVSQCPNLEHLDVSGCPKVTCISLTEEASLQLTPLHGQQIGLRYLDMTDCVSLEDKGLRTIAFHCPCLTHLYLRRCSRLTDEALRQLALHCTALRELSLSDCPQIGDFGLREVARLEGRLRYLSVAHCIRITDVGLRYVARYCPRLRYLNARGCEGLTDQGLSHLARNCPRLRSIDVGRCPLVSDAGLEVLARCCEGLRRLSLRGCESLTGRGLVVLAAGCPELQLLNVQECEVPPEALRLVRQHCRRCVIEHTIPAFY